The stretch of DNA ATGGAAACCTGGTCGCCCTCGATAGCGATGGTTTGTCCGGGCAGGGCGACGACGGTTTTGATGAGCGGTGCCATGCCGCCATCACACAGGCCTGCCGGAAGGTAGAGCCGTTCTCGCGCCAGTTCGATCGCCGGCGCATTTGCCGGCGGACAGATGAATAGGGTATCGCCCAAACGCACTTCGCGAGGCAATGTCTCGATCCGCCAAAGTCCGAGCGGAAAGCTCGGTGTTGTGTTGATCCGGTATCCTCCGAAGGTTCCGGCTGCGGCAATGCCGCCAATCACCATTCCGCCAAGAGACAGGATGAGCAGAATCCGTCGCCTGTCCTTCCGCCTCACCCCGTTTATCACCGGATCATGCCCTGATCCTTGGACAGATCCTTTTTCAAGGCCTGCGCCTGAGCTTGCTCCAGAGATTGCCTTTTGGCGTTGATCTTCTGGATGGCATTGAACGTCGGCCATGCGTCGGCAAGCCTGGCCCGGTCTTCATCGGCAACCCGGGCAGCCACCTTCTCAAAGGCAATTCCCTCCGGCTTGGCCATGCCGACAAACGCCCTCTCCCCAAACCGCTGATCCAGCTTGACGGCAACTTCCCCCAGCTCGGCCTCGACCATTTTGTCCGCCAGAAGGAAGGACAGGCCCGCATTAAGATCGTTCCGGTCGATGGCATCGCGGATTCGCGACAAGACCGTCTCGGCCACCGGTGACAGCGCCGGTATGTCGATACGTGACAGATCGCGTTCGCGCTCCAGTTCCACGGTACGCAAATCACCGATCTCGGCCCTGAGACGTATATAGGTTTTCACATCATCGCTGAGCTGCGGAACATTGTTTAATGCTTGCTCGCGGTCCTCGCGGGCGGTCCTGCCTGCCAACATGCCAGTCTTGCCGCGTAGCGCACCGAACTGCTCAGGTGTATTGGCCAAATCTTCTGTGAGCCGGTCGCGAGCCGTGGTTTGCGCTTCGCCGTCCAGCTTCAAGATGTCCTTGATCCGCATCGCCTTGACGGCCTGTTCCGGCCGCTCGTAAACGAGCCGGGCGCGGTTCTGAACTTCGGCCCAATGAGTTGTCAACGTGGCATCCGACTGCAACCTGGTCTCCACAGCGTCAGGAATGGACATGGCCCACATTTTCACTCCCGCGATCCAGGGTTGTGATGTGGCAGGATGTTCGCGCGACTGTCTTTGGACGGTATTCGTCTCCTCAGCAAGACCTCGCTCAAGGCCGGTCAAGCCAATCCCCAGCTTTTCACCGAGGGACAATAGCCGCTCACCGAGCTCCGAGAGTTTTGCCTTCTGCTCGGCAAACCAGCGACGCTGGTTCTGGACCATCGCCCTGGCAACCCGTAGTCCATAGAGCCCCCGGCTATTTGCGTAGCTGAGAGCCTGGGCGTAAAGCTCCGAACCCGCGTAATCGAGCGTGGTATCCTTTGCACCCTTCCTGGAAAGCACTTCTGTCAATCCACCGTTCTTCGCGAAGGACAAGGCCCCATGATAGAGCTTTACGTCCTCCCGGTGCCTGGTCATCGCCACATAGGTCAAGTGCCGGTCGAGGGAGAGCGTTGCCAGCACCTTCACCTTGTCGACCGTGGCGCCTTGCGATTTGTGTATCGTTGTCGCGTAGCCATGATCGACATTGCGATAGGTCTTCTGGTTGACCTCGACGCGCCGGATCTGATCGGAACCGATATCACCGATCTCCGCGAGGATGCGCCCTTCGCCCGCCTCGATGACACGCCCGAGCATTCCGTTTTTCACGTTCATGTCACGGTCGTTTTTCAAGAACACGATCTGGTCGCCGACGGCAAAGAACCGATAGCCCTCTTCAGTGCGGAATTTTTCTCCCGTTTCGATCACGCCGCGCTCGATCAACACTAGCCGAGCCATCCGGTTGAGCCGGTACACATCTTCCCGCAAATGCGCCAGCATCAGCATCGACTTCGACGGATCGTAGTCGCGTGACCAGTCGTCGATCAGCTTCCCGAAAACCTGATCCTTGAGCGGCATGTTGATGACATGACCATTGGACTGGTAGGCACGGATCGCGGTTACGACATCGCCGCGCGCAAGATCCATGGACGCATCGCGCATCCATTGTTCACGCTGCCGGTAGATCGTGCCGAGTTCCGCGTATCCGGTTCGATCGGTCAACGACCGGAAGGCAGCGCCCGCTTCAATCGGCTGCAGCTGTTCCGCATCTCCGACCAGAACAAGCTTGGCTCCGGCCTTGGCGATCGTTTCGACAAAGACGCTCATCTGTCGGCTGTCGACCATGCCGGCTTCATCGATCACGAAGACGGACTTTTTGTCAGGGAGCCCCTCTCCCCGTCCCCAGGACAATTGCCAAGACGCCAAAGTGCGCGATGCGATCCCGGCTTCTTTCTCGAGACCCTCGGCCGCCTTGCCCGCAAGTGCGGCGCCGACGACCTGATAGCCGTTTGCCTCCCATACCTCGCGCGCGGCTTTCATCATCGTGGTTTTGCCCGCCCCTGCCCGGCCAACGACCGACGCCATGCGCTCCTCACCCGTGATGCGCTCGATCGCAACGCGCTGCTCATCGGAAAGTTTTTGGACGCTCGAAAGCATTCGGTCGCGCAAACGCGCGTCCACACCATGCGAAGAAACGGACACAAGATGATCCGCCCGCCGCGCCATCTCTGCCTCAAGCCGCATCATCTCCCGGCTGGTAAACTTCGCCGGTTCCATTTCGTCTGTCTCCGGATCAACTGCTTCGACAGCAAGTATCACAACGTCTGGGGAATTCAGAACGCGTGCAAGCAGATCCTGGAACTTAGCCTCATCGTCCACGTAGCGGTGAAGGTATTTTGCAATATCCCGCTCATCGAAAACGCTCTTCTCGCGCGTGATAGCATCAATGACGATTTCCGGCCGGCGCGTGATCCGCCTGACATTTTCAAGACGGCTTTCCGCATGCCAGACCGAGCGTTCCAAGCCGGGTTCGCGCCCTTGCACTTTTGCCTGGCTAGAAATGTTGCGCGCCTGCACACCGATCTTCGATGTGGGCAGCAGTTCAATGCCCTGGGCCTCATAGCTGCGATGATCAATCCGCGCATCGTGCCCGGCAAGCTCCAGGCTCTTGTTTGCATGGATCGACCAAAGCTCACGCCACTGTTTCAGCGTTTCCTTGTCGCCCGCCCAGGCTCGATACTGAATTTTGCCGCCCTTCCGGACAGGCTCGCCATTCTCATCGAGAAGAGTTTCCCACTTCGACCCGAAGCCCTTCTCGGTGAGCGGCGCCATCGTCAGCATCACATGGACGTGCGGATTGTTTTCCTTGTCGTGATAGACCCAATCCGCAACCATGCCCCGCGATGTAAAGGCTTGCCCAACATAACCCTGCACCAGGGCGATGTTCTCCTCCCGGCTGAGTTCAGACGGAAGCGCCAAAACAATCTCCCGGGCAAGCTGTGCATTGATACGCGTCTCGTGCGCCTCGACCGCATTCCAGAGCGCTTCACTGGCACCCGCCACACTCCGACCATCGATCAGCGTCCGGAACCATTCCGGCGTCTGATCCGGCAGCGCCAGTTCCTCATGGACCAGATCGCCGTCCCTGAGGGCGTAGTCGAATGTCTTGTGATCGGAGTCGTTCGACACCGTCATTTGTGCACGATGCCGGTAAGCAGCAGCCGCAACACTAGACCGGCCTCCGCTCCGGGAGATCACCTGGACATGAAAATGGTAGATGGCCATCGAGGGCAGGGATCCCGGATGTGAAAAGGCAGGTTAAGTCGAAGAAACAGGACGGTGAGGAAACAAGGCGCCAGGACAGCGAAGGCGGAGATTGCAGCCCAGTGGTTGCAATTCAACTCTCGTACCAGCGCAGGATTGCAGATGCAATCCTATAAGTGCGCTCTACACTCAACGATTGAAAATCGTTTCCGCCTGAGAGCTATCGCCGTTGGCGGCGATAGGGCGCTGGAAGCGCCGTCCTGCCTTTTTCAAAAATTCTGATCTTTGCTGTTCTGCCGAGCAGGTGATGTGGCAAATCCTCCACCGCCCAGACCCGGTTTACCACAGGCTTCGGCTTTCTCTTCAGCGCTTTATGGGGAGCGCGTTCAAGCCTTCGCCTGCTCCGTCCGGTTTTCCTCAAAACCGGACTGCGGCCCTCACGGGCTGGAAAACCGGATCTTCAATCAGCGCATAAGTCAGTCGTAAGGCCTTTTCGCTTCTATTCAGCGGACTCCTTCTTGGTTGTATCCACGACAAGTTTTGCAACCAAGCTCGACTTGAGGAATATGACACGCTATGAGCGAAGCCATTGCCTTTAAACAACCCATTTCAAAACAAGGAACATCTGATGGCTCCGCGCACTTCCAAAACCGCCTCCGAGCAGATCGACGACATCGAAGCTCAGATCGCCAAGCTCCAGCAGAAGAAAAGACAGGTGCTCAAAAAGCAGTCTGAGCGGGTCGCCAAGCTCGTCATGGAGAGCGGTCTCGCCGAACTCGACATCGATGAGGCCGAACTCGCCAAAGCCTTGAACGACCTCGCCGCCCGATTTCAAAAGCCGGCCGCTTCACAAAATCACGCTGCAGCTCCGCAGAATTGAAGGGCAGTTCAGAACGCTCGAAAACCGGAGAAGGCGAACGCGATTGCTGGACCGCAAGAAAGACGCACGCGAAAAAATCCAGCTTGGCGGCCTCATCGTCAAAGCCGGACTTCGCAAGACAGACAAGGCCATCCTACTCGGCATTCTCATGGATGCTTCGAACCGCCTTGGCGACATGAATGAGCGCGACAGATGGCGCGTAATCGGAAAGGCCGCATTCAAGAATGACACTCAAAAGGGCGCTGCTGTTCCTGATCCCGATAGCCCTCATGCTAATGGCACTATGGGGCCTCACCGGGATTGAAACCTGGCTGGCTTCCATCGCCACGACGCAGAAAGCCTATCTGTTGCTCGGCCGGATCGGGCTCACCCTTCCCTTTCTTGTCTCGGCCGGCCTGGGGCTCATCGTTCTCTTCTCGGCGCGCGGCAGTCTCGACATCAAATGGGCTGGCTTCGGCGTGCTGACCGGTGGCCTGCTGGTTTTTGCTATTGCCGCGCTCCTGGAGGCGCTGCGGCTCGATGCTTT from Roseibium alexandrii DFL-11 encodes:
- the traF gene encoding conjugative transfer signal peptidase TraF, which translates into the protein MVIGGIAAAGTFGGYRINTTPSFPLGLWRIETLPREVRLGDTLFICPPANAPAIELARERLYLPAGLCDGGMAPLIKTVVALPGQTIAIEGDQVSIDGERLAHSSIQAKDGQGRTLTAYAGGVVPAGALFVHSDYMASYDSRYFGPIPASGILGLAREVFTFQP
- the traA gene encoding Ti-type conjugative transfer relaxase TraA; its protein translation is MAIYHFHVQVISRSGGRSSVAAAAYRHRAQMTVSNDSDHKTFDYALRDGDLVHEELALPDQTPEWFRTLIDGRSVAGASEALWNAVEAHETRINAQLAREIVLALPSELSREENIALVQGYVGQAFTSRGMVADWVYHDKENNPHVHVMLTMAPLTEKGFGSKWETLLDENGEPVRKGGKIQYRAWAGDKETLKQWRELWSIHANKSLELAGHDARIDHRSYEAQGIELLPTSKIGVQARNISSQAKVQGREPGLERSVWHAESRLENVRRITRRPEIVIDAITREKSVFDERDIAKYLHRYVDDEAKFQDLLARVLNSPDVVILAVEAVDPETDEMEPAKFTSREMMRLEAEMARRADHLVSVSSHGVDARLRDRMLSSVQKLSDEQRVAIERITGEERMASVVGRAGAGKTTMMKAAREVWEANGYQVVGAALAGKAAEGLEKEAGIASRTLASWQLSWGRGEGLPDKKSVFVIDEAGMVDSRQMSVFVETIAKAGAKLVLVGDAEQLQPIEAGAAFRSLTDRTGYAELGTIYRQREQWMRDASMDLARGDVVTAIRAYQSNGHVINMPLKDQVFGKLIDDWSRDYDPSKSMLMLAHLREDVYRLNRMARLVLIERGVIETGEKFRTEEGYRFFAVGDQIVFLKNDRDMNVKNGMLGRVIEAGEGRILAEIGDIGSDQIRRVEVNQKTYRNVDHGYATTIHKSQGATVDKVKVLATLSLDRHLTYVAMTRHREDVKLYHGALSFAKNGGLTEVLSRKGAKDTTLDYAGSELYAQALSYANSRGLYGLRVARAMVQNQRRWFAEQKAKLSELGERLLSLGEKLGIGLTGLERGLAEETNTVQRQSREHPATSQPWIAGVKMWAMSIPDAVETRLQSDATLTTHWAEVQNRARLVYERPEQAVKAMRIKDILKLDGEAQTTARDRLTEDLANTPEQFGALRGKTGMLAGRTAREDREQALNNVPQLSDDVKTYIRLRAEIGDLRTVELERERDLSRIDIPALSPVAETVLSRIRDAIDRNDLNAGLSFLLADKMVEAELGEVAVKLDQRFGERAFVGMAKPEGIAFEKVAARVADEDRARLADAWPTFNAIQKINAKRQSLEQAQAQALKKDLSKDQGMIR
- a CDS encoding TraC family protein, whose translation is MAPRTSKTASEQIDDIEAQIAKLQQKKRQVLKKQSERVAKLVMESGLAELDIDEAELAKALNDLAARFQKPAASQNHAAAPQN
- the traD gene encoding conjugal transfer protein TraD; its protein translation is MLDRKKDAREKIQLGGLIVKAGLRKTDKAILLGILMDASNRLGDMNERDRWRVIGKAAFKNDTQKGAAVPDPDSPHANGTMGPHRD